A single window of Zea mays cultivar B73 chromosome 10, Zm-B73-REFERENCE-NAM-5.0, whole genome shotgun sequence DNA harbors:
- the LOC103641203 gene encoding hSP-interacting protein has translation MGKPPGARNPAEAEADGDDAVFLELSRELKEEGTRLFNRRDFEGAAFKYDKAVQLLPAGRRVEAAHLRASIAHCYMRMSPAEFHHAIHECNLALEAVPRYSRALLRRAACFEALGRPDLAWGDIRTVLRWEPGNRAARQISDRVRTALEDKGISVALDVLPEDENEIASAKGEERKKSRNKRFDSVAGGREGENGIALLESASTEKQAGPRQTNGTGNHQDHTEDSESNGLEKLEQSTETGEKDMGKKRGAHAAGKKPRCGESKQQKHSAVNHCQDNIGAKEEVMKDVKLVFGEDIRCAQMPANCSLPQLREIVQNKFPSLKAFLIKYKDKEEDLVTITLSEELSWASNLAVSQVPIRFYVVEVNHVQELGVDGVRRRPSFATLERNRDIMLDNGTIGHDVEHKHYADDWMVQFAQIFKNHVGFSSDAYLDLHDLGLRLHYEAMEDTIQREEAQEIFEVAESKFKEMAALALFNCGNVHMSRARRRPCLAEDPLQEFILEKVNVSYDWACTEYAKAGAMFEEAVKTKSDFFEGLIALGQQKFEQAKLSWYYALACKINMETEVLELFNHAEDNMEKGMDMWERMETLRLKGLSKPSKEKVVLEKMVLEGFVKDISADEAFEQASSIRSHINILWGTILYERSVVEFNLGLPSWEESLTVAMEKFKIGGASQADINVIVKNHCANETTQEGLSFKVEEIVQAWSEMHDAKNWRSGPLYFRLQPVFRRRAPKLHHILEHMHYA, from the exons ATGGGGAAGCCCCCGGGGGCCAGGAATCCGGCGGAGGCGGAGGCCGATGGCGACGACGCGGTGTTCCTCGAGCTGTCGCGGGAGCTCAAGGAGGAGGGCACGCGGCTGTTCAACAGGCGGGACTTCGAGGGCGCGGCGTTCAAGTACGACAAGGCGGTCCAGCTGCTCCCCGCCGGGCGGCGCGTCGAGGCGGCGCACCTCCGGGCCAGCATCGCGCACTGCTACATGCGCATGAGCCCCGCGGAGTTCCACCACGCCATCCACGAGTGCAACCTCGCGCTGGAGGCGGTGCCCAGGTACAGCAGGGCGTTGCTCCGCCGGGCCGCCTGCTTCGAGGCGCTGGGCAGGCCCGACCTGGCGTGGGGGGACATCCGGACGGTGCTGCGTTGGGAGCCCGGCAACCGCGCCGCGCGCCAGATCTCGGACAGGGTGCGTACGGCATTGGAGGATAAGGGTATCTCGGTTGCCTTGGATGTGCTGCCAGAGGATGAGAATGAGATTGCTAGCGCCAAAGGAGAGGAGAGGAAGAAATCTCGTAATAAGCGTTTTGATTCGGTTGCGGGGGGGCGGGAGGGTGAAAATGGTATTGCGCTACTAGAATCTGCTTCCACGGAGAAGCAGGCTGGCCCGAGACAAACAAATGGAACAGGGAATCATCAGGATCATACTGAAGATAGTGAATCCAATGGTCTCGAGAAGCTAGAACAAAGTACTGAGACGGGAGAGAAGGACATGGGCAAAAAGCGAGGTGCACACGCTGCTGGAAAGAAACCGAGGTGTGGTGAGAGCAAGCAGCAAAAGCATTCTGCAGTGAATCATTGTCAGGACAACATTGGTGCCAAGGAGGAAGTCATGAAGGATGTGAAGCTGGTCTTTGGAGAGGACATCAGGTGTGCTCAGATGCCAGCTAACTGCTCTCTGCCACAATTGAGAGAAATAGTTCAGAACAAATTCCCGTCACTGAAAGCGTTTCTGATCAAGTATAAAGACAAAGAAGAAGACTTGGTGACGATAACCTTGTCTGAGGAGCTAAGCTGGGCAAGCAATCTGGCAGTTTCGCAAGTGCCAATCCGATTCTATGTTGTAGAGGTTAATCATGTTCAAGAGCTTGGTGTGGATGGGGTCAGGAGACGTCCTTCCTTTGCCACGTTAGAGAGAAATCGTGATATCATGTTGGATAATGGGACCATTGGGCATGATGTTGAGCATAAGCATTACGCTGATGACTGGATGGTACAGTTTGCACAGATATTTAAGAATCATGTTGGTTTTAGTTCTGATGCATATCTGGATCTCCATGACCTTGGCCTGAGACTGCACTATGAGGCTATGGAAGACACAATACAAAGAGAAGAGGCACAGGAAATATTTGAGGTTGCAGAGTCCAAATTTAAGGAGATGGCAGCACTGGCATTGTTTAACTGCGGCAATGTCCACATGTCTCGTGCAAGAAGAAGGCCATGCTTGGCTGAAGATCCTTTACAGGAATTTATACTTGAGAAAGTCAATGTTTCATATGATTGGGCATGCACAGAATATGCCAAAGCTGGTGCAATGTTTGAAGAAGCTGTCAAAACTAAATCTGACTTTTTTGAAGGACTTATTGCTCTTGGCCAACAGAAATTCGAGCAGGCCAAACTCTCTTGGTATTACGCTCTTGCATGCAAGATAAATATGGAAACTGAAGTTTTGGAGTTGTTCAACCACGCAGAGGATAATATGGAGAAGGGAATGGATATGTGGGAAAGAATGGAGACATTGCGCTTGAAGGGACTGTCTAAACCAAGTAAAGAGAAGGTTGTACTTGAGAAGATGGTCTTAGAAGGTTTTGTGAAGGATATATCAGCAGATGAAGCATTTGAACAGGCTTCAAGCATACGATCACATATAAATATCTTGTGGGGAACCATCCTCTATGAACGTTCAGTAGTTGAATTCAATCTGGGACTTCCCAGCTGGGAGGAGTCACTGACTGTTGCCATGGAAAAATTTAAGATCGGAGGTGCCTCTCAAGCTGACATCAATGTGATTGTAAAGAACCATTGTGCTAATGAAACCACCCAAGAAG GACTCAGTTTCAAGGTTGAGGAGATAGTTCAGGCATGGAGTGAAATGCATGATGCTAAAAATTGGAGAAGTGGACCCCTGTATTTCCGGCTTCAACCAGTATTCCGacgtagagctccaaagttgcatCATATACTAGAGCATATGCACTATGCATAA